One genomic segment of Musa acuminata AAA Group cultivar baxijiao chromosome BXJ3-3, Cavendish_Baxijiao_AAA, whole genome shotgun sequence includes these proteins:
- the LOC103978240 gene encoding plastid division protein CDP1, chloroplastic — MASSRAVLGLPVKWRTFGNGALVERRRVFALGDVASSFARDGERKLLGHLALVAKSHSSRGEISGQAKLRVLEAPAAENWQILSGVEIPVTCFQLLGVTAQSEKDEIAKVVMELKSSVIEDGYTAGTIVSRQVGEDKMVLEIGQAALQLADAKPYSHDLLLSMTLAECSIAKICFENNKISEGFEALAYACYLLRSHISLGKMPLLSQIEESLEDLAPACTLELLGLPHVPDNAECRRGALAALQELIRQGLDVEFSCRVQDWPCFLIQAMNKLMASEIVDLLSWDSLSIKRKNKKSIESQNQRIVLDFNCFYLAMIAHIALGFSTRQNEMISRAKTICECLIISEGAELKFEEAFCSFLLGQGGGMEAVEKLQQLEAIRSSTSRNSLSSLSGMDKDKVLVNQALETWLKDAALSLFLDTHDFSPSMANFFGSPMRILSVGKQKIGTTKSLPSAGNRISNFGLLPDHGTSVAQAAHDNLTNHLDKAFKHLLSVNLQRQMSVGDPTGNISLPSSQLKRNIDFHSKRFWESWFSKGNMAGKIAHTALVGWIVFGAFKLLTMRSGNSNVPYELKTSHPCSTSQITASSHHGSCDSASAFVKRDLMGQLRKFWAIFRGDLKCTIGVGSLQNTWPTDDLSRSSAVAAGTQVHRRQMAIEEAEALVKQWQDIKAEALGPSHQIQLLPNILSESILLKWQELANSAKARSCFWKFVLLQTSILHAKIVSDGGDDEMAEIEAVLEEAAELVDDSEPRKPNYYSTYEVHYILRRQEDGSWRFCGGGIQNQNMT, encoded by the exons ATGGCATCGTCTCGTGCCGTGCTCGGGCTGCCAGTGAAGTGGCGGACCTTTGGGAATGGAGCCCTCGTGGAGAGACGGAGGGTTTTTGCTCTAGGTGATGTTGCCTCCTCTTTTGCTCGCGACGGGGAAAGAAAGCTCCTCGGGCATCTGGCCCTAGTGGCCAAATCGCATTCCAGCCGGGGGGAGATCTCTGGGCAAGCGAAGCTGAGGGTGTTGGAGGCTCCGGCCGCAGAAAATTGGCAGATTCTATCCGGGGTGGAGATTCCGGTGACTTGTTTTCAG CTTCTAGGTGTTACAGCGCAATCAGAAAAGGATGAGATTGCCAAAGTTGTGATGGAGTTGAAAAGTTCAGTGATTGAAGATGGATATACTGCAGGCACCATTGTTTCTCGGCAG GTTGGAGAAGATAAGATGGTTCTAGAAATTGGCCAAGCAGCGTTACAACTTGCTGATGCTAAGCCATATAGTCATGATTTGCTTCTCTCCATGACTCTAGCTGAA TGCtcaattgcaaagatttgtttcgagAACAACAAGATATCTGAAGGCTTTGAAGCTCTTGCATATGCCTGTTACCTATTAAGGAGCCACATCTCTCTAGGGAAAATGCCATTACTCTCGCAG ATAGAAGAATCCTTAGAGGACCTTGCACCTGCTTGCACATTGGAGCTTCTGGGCCTGCCTCATGTTCCTGATAATGCTGAATGTAGACGTGGAGCATTGGCAGCTTTGCAAGAACTGATTAGACAGGGTCTAGATGTTGAGTTTTCCTGTAGAGTTCAGGATTGGCCTTGTTTCTTGATTCAGGCTATGAACAAGCTAATGGCATCTGAAATTGTTGACCTTCTTTCTTGGGATTCCTTGTCCATTAAACGCAAGAATAAAAAATCCATTGAGTCTCAGAATCAAAGGATTGTGCTTGATTTTAACTGCTTTTATTTGGCCATGATCGCTCACATTGCTCTTGGATTTTCAACACGACAAAATGAGATG ATTTCTAGAGCAAAAACCATTTGTGAGTGCTTGATTATATCAGAGGGAGCAGAATTGAAATTTGAGGAAGCTTTTTGCTCATTTCTTCTTGGTCAG GGTGGTGGGATGGAGGCTGTTGAAAAGCTTCAACAGCTTGAAGCAATCAGAAGTTCCACCTCACGGAATTCACTATCCAGTTTGAGTGGAATGGACAAGGACAAGGTCTTAGTTAACCAGGCACTG GAAACTTGGCTGAAAGATGctgctctttctctctttctggATACACACGATTTCTCTCCTTCTATG GCCAACTTCTTTGGGAGTCCAATGCGAATTCTTAGTGTTGGCAAGCAGAAAATAGGAACCACAAAATCACTTCCTTCTGCTGGCAATCGTATATCAAATTTTGGTCTTTTACCCGACCATGGAACTTCTGTTGCGCAAGCTGCACACGATAATTTGACCAATCATCTGGACAAAGCTTTCAAACATCTTTTATCAGTTAACTTGCAGAGACAAATGTCTGTAGGTGATCCTACTGGTAATATTAGTCTGCCATCTTCTCAGCTAAAGAGAAATATTGATTTTCATTCCAAGAGATTCTGGGAAAGCTGGTTTAGCAAAGGAAATATGGCAGGAAAGATTGCCCATACTGCTCTTGTTGGATGGATCGTATTTGGTGCATTTAAGCTCCTCACTATGCGATCTGGTAATTCTAACGTGCCATATGAATTGAAGACAAGTCACCCTTGCAGTACTAGTCAAATCACTGCTTCGAGTcatcatggtagttgtgatagtgCATCTGCTTTCGTAAAGAGGGATCTAATGGGTCAGCTACGGAAGTTTTGGGCTATTTTCAGGGGAGACCTCAAGTGTACAATTGGTGTTGGAAGTTTGCAGAATACATGGCCCACCGATGATCTTTCACGTTCCTCTGCTGTTGCTGCTGGTACTCAGGTACATAGACGACAGATGGCTATTGAAGAAGCAGAAGCACTGGTGAAGCAGTGGCAAGATATAAAGGCTGAGGCATTAGGTCCTAGTCATCAGATTCAGTTGCTGCCTAATATTCTTTCTGAATCGATTCTTTTAAAG TGGCAAGAATTGGCAAATTCAGCAAAAGCAAGATCCTGTTTTTGGAAGTTTGTTTTGTTACAAACCTCTATTCTGCATGCTAAGATAGTCTCAGATGGAGGTGATGATGAGATGGCTGAAATCGAGGCTGTGCTTGAGGAAGCTGCTGAACTTGTTGATGATTCTGAGCCAAGAAAGCCGAATTATTACAG TACATACGAAGTCCATTATATCCTTAGAAGACAAGAAGACGGTTCATGGAGATTTTGTGGAGGTGGTATCCAGAATCAAAATATGACATGA